Genomic window (Magnolia sinica isolate HGM2019 chromosome 6, MsV1, whole genome shotgun sequence):
TGAAAGCAAGGATCCTGGTTCTATTCATCATCAATGTTTCTGCAAGATGCTTTCTGTAAGCCTCTTTCGATGGAGAAGCTGCAGCTGcgttctccttttctttcttcgatTCTGTCAAAAAATAATGGGCCATGTCGAAATCCATTGCAGATCTGACTGGGATGAATCTATCTGCGATGTATCTGTCGCTCTGTGAAATTTGAAAGATATGAAcagtcaggaaaaaaaaaaaaaactacaatcaCAGATGAAGAAGGCATCAAAATCCACATGGGTTTTTGAGAAAAATCAAGAATTACGTGAAAGGAGGCCTGATGTACTGAAAAGGGGATTTTGAAAATGCAAAAAGggttctaaaaagagaagaagaaaaatctacattgaaatataacagaaaacCCAAAAAGAcaggaaaaagaaaagggaaaaatatatatatgctcaATTTACATAAGAAAAGATGGGTGTTGGGAGACGTCATCCATGGATCTACGTACATTTTGTCGGGGGAGCTGGTGTCTCGGGATGGCATGTTCTTGAAGAGGGCGGCGAGATTGTGTCTTGCTGCtagaagagatagaagaagagaaagaTTCTGCATCCATGATATTAGCACAGACAGAAAAAAGAAACGAAagaaataaagaggaagaaaatccCTGCAAAACAAAGAATTAGTCCAATAAAACAAGACCACAATCGcacgaaaacaaaaacaaagatgATTAAGAAAGCCTTTCAGATTgccgaaagagaaagagagagggagcctTTCAGATTgccgaaagagagagagagggagactaTCAGATTTCGCAGATCGCTctaagggaaagaaaagagcttTTTCTTTCGTTTTAGTTGTAAGCCGTTTGTAGAATGAGAAGCTTACGAGAGAGGGGCGGCTTCTTATTTGAGTTGGCTTCTAACGGTAACTTTTGGGTATTCTATTTcaagaaataaaaattttgaaagaaattaTTTGAAATGAGAGCACTAACGGCTCTATTTTCAGAGACTCGAGGGAACACCGAACACGCGCtttggagaaaaagaaaaagaaaatgccgTTCCGGTGGTCTGAGTTGTCCTCCACAGCACCTGTTTTACTTGAGGGAACAcccaagcttgtggggcccaccacatagtatatgtaaaatccactccgtccatcggatTCTATCCTGGATTCTAGGGCCTGGGGCAAAAATTCAGAGAGATACGCAACTCAGAGCAGGGATGGGATGTCATCTATGGTTtgtgtgtgggccaccatggtgtgtacatttcatcaaacccgttataCGGGTGTAACTCACCGTTATGTAGTGAAAATACAAGAATCGAGtctgatccaaatatcaggtgggccataacttgTAAACTTAAAGCTTTTATTAGCAGTTTTACGATGTTctcattggtgtagcccatttcaGCTTTTTTATCAGTCTGATATTTTTAACGTACGGTTCTGaatggttctcacctgatggatggaatagatttaCGCGGCCTGGGTGTTTTACGTTGCAGACGATTCCGGTCCGTCGGGTAGGGTGGGCTTGAAAGGAAAGAGCGATacaattaccaaaatgccctTCCATTTTAAGATATTTGACGGCAAATGCCCACCTTTTCTATGACCAAGATGCCCCTGCTTACACGACGGTTGTTAACTTGTTATGTTGGTTCCAAGTTCTAACAATTTGGTGAACTGCATGATGTTGTAACAGCTTATGATGGTGGAGAGGGGTCCATGTTCCGATTACCCTTCTAGGATTACCCCATGGccccagatgaacggtttggatccacGAATCACCGGTCTGACATGCACGGAATTCAGGGCAACCCAGAATTCCACAATCACCCTTCACGAGTCCATATTTGCATATGGACAGTCGCTGGCATAACTCGCAGCGCGTGACTTGCTCCTCTAACTGAGCCCGGGGTTGGAAACGACCGTACCGAGATAGCTGTGGCAATGGGTCTTGTTGGGTCGGCCTACATGTCAACTGGCATGACCCACTCCTGGGTTTGGACTAAACTACATGGGTAGTGGGTCTGGTTCAGGTTAGAAAATCTGGGCCGTTCAAGTAAATGGGTCGGCTTGGTTCGTGATGGGTTTTGTGAATTTTAAGTGGGTGGCAGGTTGGGTTTACGGCTGGAACTCTGGCTTGCTTAGTAAATAGATTGGGCTTTCACTAACTTCTAcccagcccaagcccaacccattaagAGTAATTGGAGAAGGGCTGGATTCCAATGTTAGTTTTGAAGAGGTGAAAAGTAGCAGTGGCTAATCCTTGCAtggagctatccagaccatctaattGTGTGAGTCTCAATGTGGTtggagcatatatctaaaatcacgttcatcaatcaatcctaaccatccaattagttgCTAATAAATGAAAGGTTAAAAGTAAGAATTAAGTGGTCCAAATTTAGATAGAAAAGTTAGATGGTTTATATCATCCAtttccatgatgtggcccaccagatgggcagatcggtttttttttttctaggtaaCACTGTTGGAGCCAATGAAAACAATCCATGCGACACAGAAATAGACGGAcctacttgatttttgggccaggtcatgTTCAGACATGgttcctacctgatgaatggctcagatcttgcacaagCCTGCCATAGCAGCATGCATATTGCAGATCGCCTGTTCCAACATTTCTTTTACAGTGGCACGGTGATATGATGAGGGTGACAACAATTGCAATATAGCTATGTCAAGCAATTATAAGTTATTTCTCTTTTCTTAGTCAGAATTCAGAAAATAGGTTTTGCCTGAATACATCGAATTACAATACAATACGTTGGGACTCGGACGATTCTCACTTCATACGGTGGAAAGACAACAAATCAAAGCCTTCAGTCGGATTATTCAACCCTTAAATAATTTGGCTTTTTGCTTTCAACATGAATGGTCACTGTGAACTTTGTATAACCAatggtttgaaatttgaaatattcaatccAAGAGTTTTTATGGGCATCTCCCGTCTAGGGGGAGCCCTATCACAAACTATTTGGGTCATTGGAAGAAACCAATCCAACCGCTAGTTCTGACAGGCATTTGAGCAAACCTCTTCAGAAAATCGTATCTTGTATTCTGGCGACGATGGACTCAGGACTGAGTGTGGCGTCGGCCTTAATCACCCCTTCTCCATCGTCGATCTGAAGCAAGTCTAGCTGTGACTGCAGTAGGCTTGTGGGCATGTAATGCTTCCCTTCCTCCGCACGCCTTTGCAGCCGGGCAGCTATCACCTCGGCCGGAGCCTCCAAGCAAACAAATTTCATCCTACAAGTATCATAGCTTCCCGGCTCATGAGCTGGGTCTGCCGATCTTAGTATCTCCCTGTATTTCTTTTGTAAAGCAGAGCAGCCAAGGATTACGGTTTTGCCACTCATCATGTATTCTCGGAGAGTGTCACGTAGAGTTTCAAGCCATGGAATCCGGTCTTCCTCGGAGAGGGGGATACCCTTGCTCATCTTATCTGTATTGTAAAAAGTAAGTTCCGGTTTGTTGTTTTGCAGAAATGAATCTTTGTCAATTTGATAAGCGGACATGACAAATGGTTGGACAAAGGTCTGATGCAAACAGCCAAAATGGATTGTGTTCATGTTACACATTCCAGGTGGCAATGTTCCCGTGATGATTTGTGCTTAACTTGCATCGTGGCATGGGGTCTGCATGAGAGGCAACTTTGTCATTTTGAATTTGGTTACTGAAGGAGCATCTACTCTTTAACAGTAAAGCACGTGTTTCAATTCAAGGTGTTTTGGTCATCCAACATCGAAAGATTATACATTTCAAGGGGCTTGGATTGTAGGTTTTAGGAGCATGTTGGTGCTTTCTATTGAATTCTCTCACCTGTATTATATTTAGTTATTGTAAGTTTGGAAATTGTAAGTTGGAACAACACATATATGTTGTATGATGGTATCGGAAtgtattcaaattttattttttttccttagggTGTGGAAGTGAATTTGTTGAGATTTAAGGGTAGTTTAGAAATCTAAGAATTTATAGGGGATGGTTTAGGCACATTTTCAATCCCATACTGCCACACAGCAACAAGTTGTCTTTCCATTGGAAAGTGTTTCATGCACTGGGGATGCATTGTAT
Coding sequences:
- the LOC131247941 gene encoding gluconokinase isoform X2 → MASNHKGLAIVIMGVSGSGKSTIGEMLAIAMGCSFLDADDFHPQANKDKMSKGIPLSEEDRIPWLETLRDTLREYMMSGKTVILGCSALQKKYREILRSADPAHEPGSYDTCRMKFVCLEAPAEVIAARLQRRAEEGKHYMPTSLLQSQLDLLQIDDGEGVIKADATLSPESIVARIQDTIF
- the LOC131247941 gene encoding gluconokinase isoform X1; amino-acid sequence: MNLYMWPHECGACLGHLTCASGDPFCLDDPTQKLSQSSQQVFVVIQSDVWLRQPTDMPSRVYRTIGEMLAIAMGCSFLDADDFHPQANKDKMSKGIPLSEEDRIPWLETLRDTLREYMMSGKTVILGCSALQKKYREILRSADPAHEPGSYDTCRMKFVCLEAPAEVIAARLQRRAEEGKHYMPTSLLQSQLDLLQIDDGEGVIKADATLSPESIVARIQDTIF